In a single window of the Caldanaerobius fijiensis DSM 17918 genome:
- a CDS encoding ABC transporter ATP-binding protein, with the protein MKNVIEINKLTKYYGRSRGIIDVSFNVKEGEVFGFIGPNGAGKSTTIRTLLGFLHPTSGSAKIFDMDCTNESHKIKMNLGYIPSEVNYYDDMKIKDILQYSAKFYKKDCSKRINYLSDVFEVPLNKRIEELSFGNKKKVAIIQALLHEPKLLILDEPTVGLDPLMQNRFFEVLREENKKGVTIFFSSHILSEVQKLCTRVAIIKEGKILKVEEMEKLMSDNFKRIKLEFSKIEMVDHIKIPGMVSISKNERFVEFLYIGKINDLIKQLVQYDIENLSIEDPSLEEIFMHYYEKEVG; encoded by the coding sequence ATGAAAAATGTCATTGAAATCAATAAATTGACCAAGTACTATGGTAGATCCAGAGGCATAATTGATGTCAGTTTTAATGTCAAAGAAGGCGAGGTATTTGGCTTCATTGGCCCGAATGGAGCGGGAAAATCCACAACAATAAGGACTCTATTAGGCTTTTTGCATCCTACCAGTGGCAGTGCCAAGATATTTGATATGGATTGCACAAATGAATCGCATAAAATAAAAATGAACCTGGGCTATATTCCTTCAGAAGTAAATTATTATGATGATATGAAAATTAAAGACATCCTTCAGTATTCCGCAAAATTTTATAAAAAAGACTGTAGCAAGAGGATAAATTATCTCAGCGACGTATTTGAAGTGCCCCTTAATAAAAGGATAGAAGAGCTATCATTTGGTAATAAGAAAAAGGTGGCCATCATACAGGCACTTTTGCATGAGCCGAAACTATTGATACTGGACGAACCCACAGTGGGCCTTGATCCTCTTATGCAAAACAGATTTTTTGAGGTCTTAAGAGAAGAAAACAAAAAAGGAGTAACTATATTCTTCTCTTCCCATATATTGAGCGAAGTCCAAAAACTGTGCACCCGAGTAGCGATTATAAAAGAAGGGAAAATTCTAAAGGTTGAAGAAATGGAGAAGCTGATGTCAGATAATTTTAAGCGAATAAAACTAGAATTTAGCAAAATCGAAATGGTTGATCACATTAAAATACCAGGGATGGTGAGTATAAGTAAAAACGAACGGTTTGTCGAATTTCTCTACATCGGTAAAATAAATGATCTTATTAAACAACTTGTTCAATATGATATTGAAAATCTATCAATAGAAGATCCATCCCTTGAAGAAATATTCATGCATTATTATGAAAAAGAGGTAGGTTAA
- the hflX gene encoding GTPase HflX, whose amino-acid sequence MEKIINNNIEVEKAILVAAILNDSDKESIEELKELAKTAGAEVVGEVIQQRHVIDKAFYIGRGKIEEVKHYIDATNANLVICNDELSGIQLKNIEDALGVKVIDRTNLILDIFAKRARSKEGMLQVELAQLKYRLPRLIGIGTELSRLGGGIGTRGPGETKLETDRRHIRNRIKAIEKQLDEIKKHRNLLRERRRKNEIPIVAIVGYTNAGKSSLINALTDANVYVEDKLFATLDPTSRRLTLPSGRNVIITDTVGFIRKLPHDLVEAFKSTLEEAKYADILLHVIDITSKDMEEKIKVVQNVLYDLGAAEKPILNVYNKIDLLDFVPQNDDKHIYISAKEKIGLDVLLKAIDDLVFTDVEIIEFNIPYKNISEYNYLKENAKIIEEKYGEKGIYVKAEVRPSIKYKLKGFIL is encoded by the coding sequence ATGGAAAAAATCATTAATAATAACATAGAAGTAGAAAAGGCTATCCTTGTAGCAGCAATATTGAATGACTCAGATAAAGAAAGCATAGAGGAATTAAAAGAGCTGGCAAAGACTGCTGGAGCTGAAGTTGTTGGAGAAGTGATTCAACAGCGCCATGTCATCGATAAAGCTTTTTATATCGGAAGGGGTAAAATTGAAGAGGTAAAACATTACATTGACGCTACCAACGCCAATTTAGTCATCTGTAACGATGAACTAAGCGGCATACAGCTTAAGAATATTGAAGATGCACTTGGGGTAAAGGTCATAGACAGAACCAATTTAATTCTCGATATTTTTGCAAAAAGGGCCAGATCAAAGGAAGGTATGCTGCAGGTTGAACTGGCACAGCTTAAATATCGCCTTCCACGGCTTATAGGTATAGGCACTGAATTATCTCGCTTGGGTGGCGGTATAGGTACACGAGGTCCTGGCGAAACAAAGCTTGAAACCGATAGAAGGCATATTAGAAACAGAATAAAAGCCATTGAAAAACAACTCGATGAAATAAAAAAGCACAGAAATTTACTCAGGGAGAGACGAAGGAAAAATGAGATACCTATAGTAGCAATAGTCGGATATACAAATGCCGGTAAATCCTCTCTTATCAACGCTCTTACCGATGCCAACGTATACGTTGAAGATAAACTTTTTGCCACTCTGGACCCAACGTCCAGAAGGCTTACCTTGCCTTCGGGAAGGAATGTCATAATAACCGATACAGTCGGGTTTATTCGAAAGCTTCCCCATGACCTCGTTGAGGCATTTAAATCCACGCTGGAAGAAGCAAAATACGCCGATATCCTGCTCCATGTAATAGATATTACCTCAAAGGACATGGAAGAAAAAATAAAAGTGGTTCAAAATGTGCTGTACGATCTGGGAGCTGCTGAAAAGCCAATATTAAATGTGTACAACAAGATAGACTTATTAGACTTTGTGCCGCAAAATGATGATAAACACATTTATATATCCGCCAAAGAAAAAATAGGTCTGGATGTTTTATTAAAAGCAATAGATGACCTGGTATTCACAGATGTTGAGATTATTGAATTTAATATTCCTTATAAAAATATAAGCGAATATAACTATTTAAAGGAAAATGCAAAAATTATTGAAGAAAAATATGGCGAGAAAGGAATCTATGTAAAGGCAGAAGTGAGACCAAGCATCAAATATAAATTAAAAGGCTTTATTTTGTAG
- a CDS encoding ABC transporter ATP-binding protein gives MTEAQERDVVSWKVIKRLLLFIRPHMVWLILMVITSLVLAGLNILNAYALKGAIDATLSHAMGQLSKYLYLVIAAMVVEIPVSMLRTYATGRFSEKSLYDIRQHTTEHISKLPVSYLEKHPSGDLVSRLTNDISLLQGFLQGSLSELISQPLTFIAAVIYVFIISWKLTLFSIVAVPLLMWLTIKLSEPIEKYTKSQQESLSNVNSIAQDSISGLVVTKSFTLEGVMLRKYNDAVDKALSKALKVAKVQAVLEPVRAFMQMAPFMVTFAYGGYLAINNQMTFGGVLAFINLLNFVVNPITLIPRLISSFRSTTAAARRIFEVWDEPQERSDGKVFSVDKNAAAISFDNVCFSYNENEKLLFDHLSFEIYSGETVALVGPSGCGKSTVLKLITGFYKPTTGRILIYGHDMEEWSLEGVRDLISVVSQDTYLFPDSIYENIAYGKKDASESEIKEAARLAGIHDFIENLPDKYNTMVGERGVKLSGGQRQRIAIARAILKNAPILLLDEATSALDTESEYYIQQSLEDLMKGRTSLVIAHRLSTIKNADRILVMNNGKIVETGTHDELYNSDSLYRQLYLKQYQLDEEANGVA, from the coding sequence ATGACTGAAGCTCAAGAGAGGGATGTTGTATCATGGAAGGTGATAAAACGTTTGTTGCTTTTTATTAGGCCTCACATGGTTTGGCTGATTTTAATGGTCATTACGTCTCTTGTTTTAGCGGGTCTTAATATTTTGAATGCTTACGCGTTAAAAGGAGCGATAGATGCTACATTATCCCATGCTATGGGGCAACTTTCGAAATATCTATACCTTGTAATAGCGGCTATGGTAGTGGAAATACCCGTATCTATGCTGAGGACTTATGCTACAGGAAGATTTTCTGAGAAGAGCCTTTATGATATCAGACAACATACCACAGAGCATATAAGTAAGCTGCCGGTTTCATATCTTGAAAAACATCCATCAGGTGACCTTGTTTCAAGGCTTACCAATGATATTTCCCTGCTACAGGGATTTCTTCAAGGGAGTTTAAGCGAGTTAATATCACAGCCTCTGACATTTATAGCAGCTGTCATATATGTATTTATTATAAGCTGGAAGTTGACCCTATTTAGTATTGTAGCAGTACCATTACTTATGTGGCTTACAATAAAGCTGAGCGAGCCTATAGAGAAATACACCAAAAGTCAGCAGGAGTCTTTATCGAATGTTAATTCTATTGCTCAGGATTCTATATCGGGTCTTGTAGTTACCAAATCTTTTACCCTTGAGGGTGTTATGCTTAGAAAATATAACGACGCTGTAGATAAGGCGCTGAGTAAGGCTTTGAAAGTTGCGAAGGTGCAGGCTGTTTTAGAGCCTGTAAGAGCTTTCATGCAGATGGCACCTTTTATGGTTACTTTTGCCTATGGCGGGTATCTGGCTATAAACAATCAGATGACATTTGGTGGTGTTTTGGCTTTTATAAACCTATTAAATTTTGTTGTAAATCCTATTACATTGATACCCAGGCTGATAAGCTCTTTTAGATCCACGACTGCTGCAGCCAGAAGAATTTTTGAAGTGTGGGACGAACCGCAGGAGAGATCTGACGGCAAGGTATTTTCTGTGGATAAAAATGCGGCGGCGATATCCTTTGATAATGTGTGTTTTTCTTACAACGAAAATGAAAAATTGCTTTTTGATCACTTGAGCTTTGAGATATATAGCGGTGAAACCGTGGCTCTTGTAGGGCCCAGTGGTTGTGGCAAAAGCACGGTGTTAAAGCTTATAACGGGTTTTTATAAGCCAACGACAGGTAGGATATTAATTTATGGTCACGACATGGAAGAATGGAGTTTAGAGGGTGTTCGCGATTTGATATCGGTGGTATCGCAGGATACATATCTTTTCCCAGATAGCATATATGAAAATATAGCTTATGGGAAAAAAGATGCATCGGAGAGTGAGATAAAGGAGGCGGCAAGGTTAGCAGGTATACATGATTTTATAGAGAATCTTCCAGATAAATATAACACTATGGTCGGCGAAAGGGGCGTGAAGTTATCAGGAGGGCAAAGGCAAAGAATAGCTATCGCGAGGGCCATTCTCAAAAATGCGCCGATACTGCTGTTAGATGAAGCTACATCGGCTCTGGATACAGAATCGGAGTACTATATTCAGCAATCCCTTGAAGATTTGATGAAAGGTAGAACCAGTCTGGTGATCGCCCACAGGCTTTCTACCATAAAAAATGCCGATAGGATTTTGGTAATGAACAATGGTAAAATTGTAGAAACGGGGACCCATGATGAACTCTACAATAGTGATAGCCTTTACAGACAGCTTTATTTAAAGCAATATCAGCTGGATGAAGAAGCTAATGGTGTGGCATAA
- a CDS encoding ABC transporter ATP-binding protein, producing MILKNNRLLRLLSYMGPRLALYIPTLIISSFQSLAFNYFASIGLKFLADAAVRHDRALLLKSLMYLVFGPLAIMVIAPFVSYAFDYCARKTTADIRKRLFEHIQKLKMSYIEGQHSGDLISRLTNDVQTAESAYSWQLLMLMMSLVSGIGSGIIIFYMNWKVALIAIVIGLANTYVYSLFTNPLRKTSDEVQKALSKATQKLSDILAGTHVIKLFNISKTIVQKYADINVQIYNWAMRRTIQNAELNAIGIFFGFMSFVGIIVIELVMVIHGELTFGTAIAIVQMMNGLFWMFNAVGNFLTQIQASLAGAQRVFDILDMPVEPIVVEEKSDFRVSVTASENSSKRIAVEFKDVYFSYDNRNYVLNGLSFKVPEGNVVALVGPSGGGKSTVFKLLLNFYKPDSGEIHLFAKPLSNYKLSQLRRLIAYVPQDNYLFNGTIAENIGYGRPGASMDKIVEAAKAAYAHDFIMQFPKGYDTEVGERGVSLSGGQRQRIAIARALLKDAPVLLLDEATSSLDSESEQQVQKALEVLMEGRTTIVVAHRLSTIQNADIIYVISNGRVVEYGKHSELLHNEGLYKELYSLQFA from the coding sequence GTGATACTTAAAAACAACAGGCTGCTGAGGCTTCTGTCTTATATGGGTCCGAGGTTGGCATTATATATTCCAACTCTAATAATCAGCAGCTTTCAATCTTTGGCATTTAACTATTTTGCATCGATAGGCCTCAAGTTTTTAGCAGATGCAGCAGTACGACATGATAGGGCTCTTCTTTTAAAAAGCTTAATGTACTTGGTTTTTGGGCCACTCGCTATAATGGTTATTGCGCCCTTCGTCTCTTACGCTTTTGATTATTGCGCTAGAAAAACTACAGCTGATATAAGAAAAAGGTTGTTTGAGCATATTCAGAAATTAAAAATGAGCTATATAGAAGGCCAACATTCAGGCGACCTTATATCAAGGCTTACTAACGATGTTCAGACGGCTGAGAGCGCTTATAGCTGGCAATTGCTCATGCTTATGATGTCGTTGGTATCGGGTATTGGCTCAGGTATAATCATATTTTATATGAACTGGAAAGTGGCCTTGATCGCTATAGTGATAGGTCTTGCCAATACTTATGTGTATTCCCTGTTTACCAATCCCTTGAGAAAAACCAGCGATGAGGTCCAAAAAGCTCTGTCAAAAGCCACTCAAAAGCTCTCTGATATATTGGCAGGTACCCATGTGATAAAGCTATTTAATATATCAAAAACCATTGTGCAAAAATATGCAGATATAAATGTGCAGATTTACAATTGGGCGATGAGGCGTACGATTCAAAACGCTGAACTCAACGCTATAGGTATATTTTTTGGCTTTATGAGTTTTGTTGGTATTATTGTGATAGAGCTTGTAATGGTTATACATGGGGAGTTAACCTTTGGCACAGCAATCGCGATAGTCCAGATGATGAATGGACTTTTTTGGATGTTCAACGCGGTGGGCAATTTTCTGACACAGATACAAGCATCGTTGGCAGGTGCTCAACGGGTTTTTGATATACTGGATATGCCTGTTGAGCCAATTGTTGTAGAAGAAAAATCGGATTTTCGTGTAAGTGTTACTGCAAGTGAAAATAGTTCTAAGCGAATTGCTGTAGAGTTTAAAGATGTATATTTTTCATATGACAACAGAAATTATGTTCTCAACGGCTTGAGCTTTAAAGTACCTGAAGGTAATGTGGTGGCATTAGTAGGCCCCAGTGGCGGCGGCAAGAGTACGGTGTTTAAGCTGCTTCTCAACTTTTATAAGCCTGATTCTGGCGAAATACACCTTTTTGCTAAACCGCTATCCAACTATAAACTAAGTCAGTTGCGCCGATTGATTGCATATGTGCCTCAGGATAACTATCTTTTCAATGGTACTATTGCTGAGAACATAGGCTATGGCAGACCCGGTGCCTCAATGGACAAGATAGTAGAAGCAGCTAAAGCTGCTTACGCCCACGATTTTATAATGCAATTTCCTAAAGGATATGATACCGAGGTGGGAGAACGGGGAGTCAGCCTATCAGGTGGTCAGAGGCAGAGGATAGCCATAGCTCGTGCTCTTTTGAAAGATGCCCCTGTATTGTTGCTGGATGAAGCCACTTCTTCTCTGGATTCAGAATCAGAGCAACAGGTGCAAAAAGCGCTGGAAGTGTTGATGGAAGGGCGTACTACTATTGTAGTAGCCCACAGGCTTTCAACTATTCAAAACGCCGATATTATTTATGTCATATCCAACGGTAGAGTAGTAGAATATGGCAAACACAGTGAATTGCTCCACAATGAGGGATTGTATAAGGAACTTTATAGTCTTCAGTTTGCATGA
- the asrC gene encoding sulfite reductase subunit C produces the protein MSYDIDVKKVRRNCYRQSKVRGEFMLQMRVPGGVIDAKYLSFFQHIAETWGNGEFHLGVRQTISIPGIKYEYIDEVNKYIRPYIEEIEVNLCGVDMVVDDNGYPTIGARNIMACIGNRHCIKANIDTTDLARKIEKVIFPSDYHIKISIAGCPNDCAKAHFNDFGIIGITKTEYDYERCIGCKKCVEACAHHATGVLSVEKGKIVKDTCCCVGCGECVLVCPTGAWTRNPKKFYRVLIGGRTGKQTPRMGKIFLNWVTEDVVLGVLKNWEAFSAYVMNNKPEYIHGGHLIDRAGYNKFKEMILKDVKLNPEAMVAQRVLWTETEYRSNFNVKPVTQV, from the coding sequence ATGAGTTACGATATAGATGTAAAAAAGGTTCGAAGAAATTGCTATCGTCAGTCAAAAGTGCGCGGTGAGTTCATGCTCCAGATGCGCGTTCCCGGCGGTGTTATAGATGCCAAATATCTATCATTTTTTCAGCATATCGCAGAAACCTGGGGAAACGGAGAATTTCACCTGGGAGTCAGGCAGACCATTTCAATACCAGGGATCAAATATGAGTATATAGATGAGGTTAACAAATATATAAGACCATATATCGAAGAAATTGAAGTAAATTTATGCGGTGTCGATATGGTAGTTGATGACAACGGGTATCCAACTATAGGCGCTCGTAATATAATGGCTTGCATAGGAAATCGCCACTGTATAAAAGCCAATATTGATACAACTGACCTTGCCAGAAAGATAGAAAAAGTCATATTCCCCAGCGACTATCATATAAAGATAAGCATAGCAGGATGTCCTAACGACTGTGCTAAAGCTCATTTCAATGATTTTGGCATAATCGGCATTACAAAAACAGAGTACGATTATGAACGCTGTATAGGGTGCAAAAAATGTGTAGAAGCATGTGCCCATCATGCCACAGGTGTGCTATCTGTAGAAAAAGGAAAGATCGTAAAGGATACCTGCTGCTGCGTTGGGTGTGGCGAATGCGTACTGGTATGTCCAACCGGTGCATGGACCAGAAATCCCAAAAAATTCTACAGGGTATTGATCGGCGGCAGAACCGGGAAACAAACACCTCGTATGGGCAAAATCTTTTTAAACTGGGTTACAGAAGATGTGGTTTTAGGTGTACTTAAAAACTGGGAAGCATTTTCTGCTTATGTTATGAACAACAAACCCGAATACATCCATGGCGGACACCTCATTGACAGAGCTGGATATAATAAATTCAAAGAAATGATATTAAAAGATGTTAAGTTGAATCCAGAAGCTATGGTAGCTCAAAGGGTATTGTGGACAGAAACCGAATACAGGTCTAATTTTAATGTAAAACCCGTAACCCAGGTTTAA
- the asrB gene encoding anaerobic sulfite reductase subunit AsrB — translation MSENIMLPVPHKIIDIIHETENEYTFRVETNAKVKHGQFFQVSLPKIGEGPISVSSMGENWVELTIRKVGKLTNEIFNLKPGDKIFMRGPYGNSFPVDDFKGKDLVVIAGGTGVSPVRSLLKYFYEHPDEIHSLHFIAGFKDEKSILFKEDLNNFRSRFNTIYTLDKDKIEGFEVGLVTEHIKKIPFDSFENYNVVIVGPPVMMHFAALECLKNGVPEDKIWLSFERKMSCGVGKCGHCKINETYVCLEGPVFNYTKAKNLLD, via the coding sequence ATGAGTGAAAATATAATGCTTCCAGTTCCCCATAAAATAATCGATATCATACACGAAACAGAAAATGAATATACTTTCAGGGTAGAGACCAATGCAAAGGTAAAGCATGGACAATTCTTTCAGGTGTCTTTACCTAAAATCGGAGAAGGTCCTATATCGGTAAGTTCTATGGGAGAAAATTGGGTAGAACTCACCATACGAAAAGTAGGAAAACTCACCAATGAAATATTCAATTTAAAACCCGGCGACAAGATATTTATGCGAGGCCCTTATGGTAATTCATTCCCTGTAGATGATTTTAAGGGTAAAGATTTGGTGGTCATCGCCGGTGGTACCGGGGTTTCTCCTGTCAGAAGCCTTTTAAAGTATTTTTATGAACATCCAGATGAAATACACTCTCTGCATTTCATTGCGGGATTTAAGGACGAAAAGAGTATACTTTTCAAAGAGGATTTAAATAATTTTAGAAGCAGGTTTAACACAATTTATACTCTTGATAAAGATAAGATAGAAGGCTTTGAGGTCGGCCTTGTTACAGAACACATTAAGAAAATACCATTTGACAGCTTTGAGAATTACAATGTAGTAATCGTAGGTCCTCCTGTTATGATGCACTTTGCCGCTTTAGAATGTTTAAAGAACGGAGTACCTGAAGATAAAATCTGGTTGTCTTTTGAAAGGAAAATGTCCTGTGGCGTCGGCAAGTGTGGCCATTGCAAGATAAATGAGACATATGTTTGCCTGGAAGGGCCTGTCTTTAATTATACTAAAGCAAAAAATCTGTTGGATTAA